One window of the Perca flavescens isolate YP-PL-M2 chromosome 5, PFLA_1.0, whole genome shotgun sequence genome contains the following:
- the LOC114555084 gene encoding ubiquitin-conjugating enzyme E2 G1, translated as MTEQSALLLRKQLAELNKNPVEGFSAGLIDDDDIYKWEVVIIGPQDTLFEGGFFKAYLTFPYDYPLRPPKMKFITEIWHPNVAKNGDVCISILHEPGEDKFGYEKPEERWLPIHTVETIMISVISMLADPNSDSPANVDAAKEWREDPNGEFKRKVARCVRKSQEMAFD; from the exons ATGACCGAACAATCAGCATTACTTCTTCGAAAACAACTGGCAG AGCTCAACAAGAACCCCGTGGAGGGCTTTTCAGCTGGTCTAATAGATGATGATGACATATATAAATGGGAAGTTGTGATCATTGGTCCACAAGATACCCTTTT TGAAGGAGGGTTTTTCAAAGCATACCTGACCTTTCCCTATGATTATCCACTACGGCCTCCAAAGATGAAGTTCATCACTGAAATCTGGCACCCAAATG TTGCAAAGAACGGCGATGTTTGCATCTCAATTCTGCATGAGCCCGGAGAAGATAAGTTTGGTTACGAGAAGCCCGAGGAGCGCTGGCTTCCGATCCACACGGTAGAGACAATCATGATTAGTGTTATCTCCATGTTGGCAGACCCCAACAGCGACTCGCCAGCTAATGTGGATGCTGCG AAAGAGTGGAGGGAGGACCCAAACGGTGAATTCAAGAGGAAGGTGGCTCGCTGTGTAAGAAAAAGTCAAGAGATGGCTTTTGATTAG